A region of Flavobacterium indicum GPTSA100-9 = DSM 17447 DNA encodes the following proteins:
- a CDS encoding AMP-dependent synthetase/ligase, with protein sequence MSNITRLFDFPYYQLEKYNLPDALVTKYGNEWVKTSTEEYLNKANAISRAFLRLNIQKNDKVAIISSTNRTEWHIFDIGILQTGAQTVPIYPTIAAEDYEYILNHSESKYCIVSDLEVYNKLTSVKANIPNLVAIYTFDSIPGAKNWKELLELGADNSNQSEVEARKDAINTTDLATIIYTSGTTGRPKGVMLTHQNIVSDVLMSAERVPFTPGSYRALSFLPICHIFERMILYLYQYFGVSVYFAESIDKISDNLKEVQPNVMTVVPRLLEKVYDKIMAKGHDLTGIKKKLFFWATGLGVQYKPYSENGFLYEFQLKIARKLIFSKWQEALGGELKLLVSGSAALQQRLTKTFTAAGIPVMEGYGLTETSPVISVNDMRNNGFRVGTVGKVLNGVEVKIAEDGEILCKGPNVMIGYYKDEEQTNQALKDGYFHTGDIGEFDSEGFLRITDRKKEMFKTSGGKYVAPQLLENTFKQSLFIEQIMVIGEGEKMPAAFIQPSFDFLKDWAIKHPDVKLGETNEEIISNPIIIKRIQEEIDYYNKKFGNWEQVKRFELTPDIWSIEQGHLTPTMKLKRKIILEKYKNLYQKIYGHE encoded by the coding sequence ATGTCAAATATCACCAGACTTTTTGATTTCCCTTACTATCAATTAGAAAAATACAATTTACCCGATGCTTTAGTTACAAAATATGGAAACGAATGGGTTAAAACATCAACCGAAGAATATTTGAACAAAGCTAATGCTATTTCAAGAGCATTTTTAAGACTTAACATTCAAAAAAATGACAAAGTAGCCATTATTTCGTCAACCAATAGAACAGAGTGGCATATTTTTGATATTGGTATATTACAAACAGGAGCTCAAACAGTTCCAATTTATCCAACAATTGCCGCTGAAGACTATGAATATATTTTAAATCATTCGGAATCTAAATATTGTATTGTTTCAGATTTAGAAGTATATAATAAATTAACTTCTGTAAAGGCAAACATCCCCAACCTAGTCGCTATTTACACATTTGATTCTATTCCAGGAGCAAAAAATTGGAAAGAATTGTTAGAATTAGGTGCAGACAATTCAAATCAATCAGAAGTTGAGGCTCGAAAAGACGCTATTAACACTACTGATTTAGCAACCATTATTTATACTTCTGGTACAACGGGAAGACCAAAAGGTGTAATGTTGACTCATCAAAATATTGTATCAGATGTTTTAATGTCGGCAGAAAGAGTACCTTTCACACCTGGAAGTTATAGAGCATTAAGCTTTCTTCCTATTTGCCATATCTTCGAAAGAATGATTTTGTATTTGTACCAATATTTTGGTGTGTCGGTTTATTTTGCTGAAAGTATTGATAAAATTTCAGACAATTTAAAAGAAGTACAACCGAATGTTATGACAGTAGTACCTCGACTTTTAGAAAAAGTATACGACAAAATTATGGCTAAAGGTCATGATTTAACTGGCATTAAAAAGAAATTATTTTTCTGGGCTACAGGATTAGGAGTTCAATACAAACCTTACAGTGAAAACGGGTTTCTTTATGAATTCCAATTAAAAATAGCACGAAAATTAATTTTCTCTAAATGGCAAGAGGCATTAGGAGGAGAATTAAAGTTGTTAGTATCAGGAAGTGCTGCATTACAACAGCGATTAACAAAAACTTTTACTGCTGCTGGAATTCCAGTAATGGAAGGCTATGGTTTAACAGAGACATCGCCTGTAATATCAGTTAATGATATGAGAAATAATGGATTTAGAGTGGGTACCGTTGGAAAAGTTTTAAATGGTGTAGAAGTTAAAATAGCTGAAGATGGTGAGATTTTATGTAAAGGACCAAATGTAATGATAGGCTATTATAAAGATGAAGAACAAACCAATCAAGCTTTAAAAGATGGTTATTTCCACACTGGGGATATTGGTGAATTTGATTCTGAAGGATTTTTACGAATCACAGACCGTAAAAAAGAAATGTTTAAAACATCTGGTGGAAAGTATGTGGCTCCTCAGTTATTAGAAAACACCTTTAAACAATCCCTATTTATTGAACAAATTATGGTAATTGGGGAAGGTGAAAAAATGCCTGCTGCATTTATACAACCTAGCTTTGATTTCCTAAAAGATTGGGCAATAAAACACCCTGACGTTAAATTAGGTGAAACCAATGAAGAAATCATATCAAATCCTATAATTATAAAACGTATACAAGAAGAAATTGACTATTATAACAAAAAGTTTGGAAACTGGGAACAGGTTAAACGTTTTGAATTAACACCTGATATTTGGTCTATTGAGCAGGGACATTTAACTCCAACTATGAAATTAAAAAGAAAAATAATTTTAGAAAAATATAAAAACTTATATCAAAAAATATATGGTCATGAATAA
- a CDS encoding MarR family winged helix-turn-helix transcriptional regulator translates to MKDKTIDYALRATWQAVARMYNEEATKYGATMATGFALLSIDRENGTPSTSLGPRMGMEATSLTRTLKSMEDRGLITRKKNPSDGRGVLLFLTKEGKEKRELSKETVLRFNETVKSHITEEQLQHFMEVAEVINDLINDKKIFNED, encoded by the coding sequence ATGAAAGATAAAACTATAGATTATGCATTACGCGCAACTTGGCAGGCTGTAGCGAGGATGTATAATGAAGAAGCAACTAAATATGGCGCCACAATGGCTACAGGTTTTGCTTTATTAAGTATTGACCGTGAAAATGGCACACCTTCTACTTCTTTAGGCCCAAGAATGGGGATGGAAGCTACAAGTTTAACCAGAACATTAAAATCTATGGAAGATAGAGGTCTGATTACACGAAAGAAGAATCCTTCTGATGGACGCGGTGTTTTATTGTTTTTAACAAAAGAGGGCAAAGAAAAAAGAGAATTATCTAAAGAAACAGTATTGCGATTTAATGAAACTGTAAAATCACATATAACTGAAGAACAACTACAACACTTTATGGAAGTTGCAGAAGTTATAAATGATCTTATTAATGATAAAAAAATTTTTAACGAAGATTAA